DNA from Spartinivicinus marinus:
ACTCAGTTAATGCAGCTCTTGTCTGATCTACAGATTCTATATATTGGTCAGCACTCTGAGATATGACGTTTTCAATTTTTTCTGCGCTAGTAGTAATGCCTTCTGCTAACAAGTCATTTGCTTGTTTTACGCCTTCAATTGCAGAGTCAATTTTTTCTTTTATCTCTGGAACAGATGCAACTGCTGCATCTCTGACTTGAACGAATGCATCGAGGTGTTTATCAAGTTCTTTAATTTGATGTTGGTTGACCTCTATAACTGTTTTCAAACTATTCATGTTTTCAGGGATGGAGCTGGTGTGCTCGGTAATTTTAGATACTGAGGCTTCAGTTTCAGATATGACCTGAACACCTAGCGCATATTTTTCCTGCATATCTGCCAATTGGATCTTATAATTTTCTTGCCATTCTACAAGCTTAAATACAGCCTCGTTTAGATCTGAAAAATTTTTTCCAAATTGTTCTTTAAGCTGATTATTAAAGTCTTTGATTACACTATTTAGTGCTACGATGACCTGTTCTGTTGCTGACTCAGACATTAGCTCTGCGAAATTATCAAGCTTGTTCCACAGCCGCTCTTGGAACTCCGCAAAATTGCTCTCCCTCTCTTTACCTGTGTTAATAAACTCCTCCATTTTCTCCTTCAACTGAGTAATTGAACTGGTGTTATTACCATCACCCTTTTCTATGGCAACTTTGACTTCACTGGATATAGCTAATTGTTGAGACATAACCTCATAAATATCTGAAGCGTCCACGTTATCTTTACGATATTCGCCCTCAGAAGAGTTTTTTTGTTCAATATAGGAGTCAACTAGCTTGTAAAGAATGGAAAGTAGAATACCGAAAATAGACGTTACAAAAGCAGTTTTTAATCCTTCAAGTAAAGGCCCAATGCTGCCTTCAATATCACTAGTGTTAAAATGCAAGAGGCCAGCCACTATACCTATGAATGTGCCAAATATACCAAATGATGTCAGTAGTGTCGGAGCATAGTTGGTAAATCCTGTATGCTCATTTTTACGTTTGTAATAAATGGCGCTAATAAGCACCAGGAAAAGAAGTACAAGGATAACATCTGTAAGGAATTCCGGTTTAACCGCTTTCAACCCCTCTTCAATGACACCTGACAACATTGGCTAATTCCTTTTTTAACATTGTGACAGAAAAATTTAGCCAGAGAGGTTACTAAAATTAGTCAGATTGCGTCCATGATTATTCGAGGTATAGTTATCCTAATGAGAGTCTGCAATGGTTCCTGCATTAATTAAGCAGCTAAATGGTTAATAGTTGGCCAAAAGTCCTTATTACAGAGGCTGATAGGCCGCCCTCTGGTTCAATTCCTCAACCCCAGATAACTACCGAAAGAGGTCTCCATATCCCCAAATATATAGCCAAAGCAGCAGCGAGATACTTAAGCATTTTGAGTAAATAGTTGTATTTGGTTGTTAGAGCATCACCTTTTTTAACTTGAATTCGGAGTAAAAAATAACCAAAAATTGAGGGTTTTATGAGCTTATAAGGTTTGCAAGTAGTTGCAAAGCATAGAAGATTTTATTAGTGACTTGTTATGTAGGCTTACTCTCTATTGTTTCAGAGCCAAAAAGGTATTAATTAGAGCAACAAGCAATCAAACTGTTCAAACAATTTACTAATTGTGTATTTTTTACTCCGAATTCACGTTTTTTTAAGGTCATCCCAGCTTTTGCCACTTTTGCTGATGGGACTTATGAGGCCACCCAAGGTAAATAATTTAAACTTCACCCATACGGCGAACAAAACCATCATAGAGGGTTGGCCTATTAGCCCCTACCCGAAATGTTCCATATTCTAGGTAAATATTGACAAATACCGAGAATATGGAACATCATAAGAATATGAAAACGGAAACACATTTTCAGCAAGTTCTGAAGCTGGTGGGCTCTCATGGGTTGATTAGGAGCCATGATCTGGACGCTGTCAACGTGCCGAGAGTGACTCTCACGCGAATGGTTCGACGTGGCCTACTTGTTAGAGTTGATCGGGGGCTCTATTCTATCCCCGATCGCTCAGTTTCAGAACATACCAGCCTAGCCGAGGTATCCCGAAAGAACCCTCAAGCACTGGTTTGTCTACTATCAGCACTTCAGTTTCATGGACTAACTACCCAGGCACCATTTGAAGTTTGGATAGCCATACCAAATAAAGCTCATGCTCCCGCAATAGAATATCCGCCGCTTCGTGTCGTACGATTCTCCGGGAAGTCGCTAATTGAAGGGGTTGAAGATCATCTAGTGGAAGGCGTAACTGTTCACATAACTTGTGTTGCTAAGACTGTGGCTGACTGTTTTAAATTCCGAAATAAAATAGGCCTAGATGTGGCTCTTGAGGCACTGAATGAGTCATGGCAAAACAGGCGAGTGCAAATTGATGAACTATGGCGTTATGCCAGTATTTGCCGTGTCACTAATGTTATCCGTCCTTACCTTGAGAGCCTGACTTCATGAGTAAACGAAATATAGCTGCATCTGTGCGAGCCCGTCTACTAAATCATGCCAGAGCGACTAAGCAAGATTTCAATCTGGTACTTACCCGTTATGCACTTGAAAGGCTCCTATACCGGATCAGCGTATCACCGCATTCCAATACTTTTTTATTGAAGGGAGCCTTACTTTTTGATCTTTGGTTTGATATTCCACACCGGCCTACCCGAGATGTAGATTTTCTTGGTTTTGGCTCAGCTGAATTGCCCCACCTACAGGAAATTTTCAAGAATATTTGCACCGTTGAAGTAGATGATGGAATCCTTTTTCAAAAAGATACTGTCAACGCGGCGGAAATCCGCAAAGATTCACACTATGCTGGAGTACGTATTACATTGTTGTGTATTCTTGATAGTGCTCGATGCCAAGTACAGGTCGATATTGGTTTTGGTGACGCAGTAACACCTTCTCCAGAATCGGTCGATTATCCTGTAATATTCCCTGAGTTTGATGCTCCAAAACTGCTGGTATATCCAAAGTACACTGTTATTGCGGAGAAATTTCAAGCGCTCACATCCTTAGGCATTGCAAATAGTCGAATGAAGGACTATTTCGACCTATGGGTACTTTCCCAACATTCAAACTTTGAAGGGGAAACTCTTAAACAGGCCATACAGGCAACTTTCGAGAGGAGAAAAACTTCGCTACCAGATCAAACACCATTTGGCCTCACCGAGGCTTTCACACAAGATGCTCAAAAACAAACCCAGTGGAAGGCGTTCATTCGCAAAAATAATTTAGAAGCCGTATCCTTACCTGATATTGCCCTAACATTAATTGATTTTCTAATGCCTCCTATCATGAATACAACATTCAGGCTTGAGTGGAGTCCAGGCGGCCCATGGAATTAGTGACTGTGTAGCAAAACCCTAAGTGATTGATTTATAACATGAAAACTGGTTAACTATTATACAAAAGTTAATGAGTTTTTGGCTGAAAGTTGGCCAATATGGTAGATTATCGGCTATTTTTAGTTATCTACTGATAGGCAGATAACTTTCGATAGGTATTTTAGAGAATATATTATTTTCCAATTTCTATACTCAGTAAAAACTCTAAAATAAGTGCACTTATTCTAGGAAATAAAAAACCAAAAGCTCCTAACAATATTGAAAATCCTAACATCCAAGGTACATATTGCCATAACAAGCTAGATACAGACTCAAATGTAGTAGGGTACGAAAATAGTCTAACAAGAGCCCCAATAAAAGCACCTGGAATAGCCCAAATTAATGCCATTATTATTTTTTCAGCTTTTCCAAATACTTTACTCATGCTTTTCTCATTGAGTTTGAATTATGCGTAAGACCTATGTAGGGGCGTGTGGAGAACACCTGATCTTACCCGATTACTTGAGACTATTACCTACTCAACTTTAATAGTGCCAGTGTTATGTCCCATACAGGCTACAACAGTATTATATTCTATAGGGAATATATCATGAACACATAAGCCTATTTTTTTACTAAAACTATTTGCCTCTTCAATAGTTGCTTCGCAATACATGCACAACGGAATGTTATCTCCATTGTGAAAAACTCTATTTCCACTTCTATCATATGCACACATATAACCACTTAGCTCGATACCACAGACTAATTTGTATTTGGCATAAGACACATATGGAATATCTTCATTGAATTGGTTTATGCCATTTACAGGGCTAACCTTATCTGAATGTATATTTAGAAGCCAACATCCTGAAATTTCAAAATCTTTTTCCGTCAGCTCTTCATAGTAAATTTTGCTTTCGGTACTCATAATATTCACACTATATAACTACTAATGGACTTCACTCTGACTCTGGTGGTTTGGAGAGCTGGCTAGATATCAACTCTTATCCTATTTAGGTTATTACTCGTTAACAATTTTAATGCCTCTATTTTCGGCAATACCTTTATTAAAGGTGTTTAAAATTATGAGCTGAAAACTAGATAAATGCTCAGGTACAGAAGCTATATTTATATTACGTATTGTATAGTGAGGCTCAATTAAGTTTATATCTCCTGCAACCAGGCTATCAATCAGAGCATTTAAGTTTCTACCATGCCATTCAGGTGCTTGAATCTGAGGGAGAAATATATCGTAGAAATCACCTTCTGACTGAATCTGTTTCCAGTCTACTGTAATCTCCATATTATTTAGTTTTTTTAAATCATTATGATCTTTCTTCTTAAATCTATCTAGCACAGGTTTTAAACTAATAAAATTATGGGTATATTCACCTCTTGCACCTCTATTTTGTAGTGATATTTCTTGAGGAGGGGTTTTGTCACTTACGAAAAAATAAAGGACTGGCCCAATAAATGGAATCAGTGTTATAGCAGATATAAGTAGTTTAAAAGCAAGATATTCCTCGTTTTTCCATATTTGGACAATAAGCACTATGGAAATCAACTCAGATAGTGCAATGTAAATCTGTATGTCATTCATATTTAATACTTAAGTCACCAGAACGCCAGCGGTGTTGGCAAAGTGCCAGCTCTTACCTCGATTCCATGCTAAAAACCATCGTTCGGCGGTGTCGTGCCAATGTGGCCTTGCAGCCCATTACCTTTTGCAATGCCGACCTTAAAAGCACGATGTGCAATGAGTGAACCTGCAACTGGGAAAAACCACACCAAGCAATACCACAATATTTTTTTTGATTGAGATAAAATAATTATCTCAGTCAACTCTATAGAAAGCATAACGGCCAGGACGACATGGACAAATAACAACAACCAAAATAGAGCTTCATAACCCGCTTCAGACAATTTTGTTCTCCTTAAGCAGATAACCGACCGTAGTTTTCCTGTGTCTGGCGACCAGTAAGAGCGAAATTGATTTTTTTAGCCATCTTCCCAATCTTCATCCGATATGAAGTAAAAGTCACAGTCGAATTCAAGACCTAGATGACTAGCAGACTTTATCCATTCATGTCTAAGGTACAAGCGATGATTACTTCCTGGGTAAATAACCAACACAAGTAATATATACCTTATAATCAGGGCTAAGGGAACGAATTTTGTCTCCCATTGCGTTACACATGTAGAGCAACTCTTCAATGTGGGTTTCCAAAGGTTCCCTATCATCATACCCGCTATTTAATCTCCAGCACATGAACTGATAGTTACCTTTTCTTGGTCTCGGATCTCCTTCAGACCATGCTTCAGATGGTTCTCTACCAAGTACCTCCGTAACTTTGCAATGAGAGCCGCTTCCAGTAATTCGAAGGTACGCGAACTCTCTATTGGTCATCTGAGTTTCATGATTTACTAACTATTAATAAATGTCATGTTGACTGACTGGCAACCAGCTCACTGTTAATTAAGCGCTTTGTTCACGCTTTCCAATAACTTTTGTATTAAGCCTAGCTTTATCCTGATTAGGCCTAACCACATACACTACGACCCATATTGAGATAATAGAGCTAATCAGCATCCTAAGTTGATCACTTAGAGCGAAAATATGCTCTATTGCCAAATATATAAGAGTTAAGAAGAGTCCTATAACAAAGCCTATACAAGTTCGCTTTAAGGGTGGTACTTTATGGGCTCGCTCCAAATAAGCATTACAATGAGGGCAAATAAAACTAATACTCTTTTTTCGCCAGTCTTCACAAATATATTCCCGTGAACCAAATTCTTGATTGCAGGCTGCACAAGTATATTTCATATTTATCGTTTAATTACCAATAATGTCATGCTAAAACTGCTGTTGTAGAAGGCTAGGTAACTGCTAGTTTTTACCTATATTTGTATCATACTCAGTAGTGACTTTTTTCAAGAAAGACTTATTGAAAATAAAAAGTGAAACGCCAAATACAATAAAACCAGATCCAAGAATAAATGGTAGGCTATCTAGACCTTTTTGATAACCATAATATGAGAATACCAGCCCCATAAATACGTAAAATAGAGGACCAAATATTGTGGCTTTAGGCTGTGACTCATAAGCTCGCTTATTATTTTCGATGAGGCTATTTAGCATTTCAACATTGGTCTCATGAATCCCTTTGCATGCAAGTCCAAACTCTAAGTCTTGGCAGCAGTCTTTACAGAGTGCACGCTGGCAATGTTTGCATATTCCTACTGCATCAACCTCATGATTAAAACACTTCACAATTCTTACCTGATAATATAATGATCGCTTTGACGGGAAATCTGGGTTTACAAATACTAAGAGGGCATATTTTAACCAATTCAAACTCCTGAAGCTAGGCTAATATCAATATTAGTTGTTGTACCATTCATGAAAATAATAACTTAAAAATATGATATTAATTATAAAAATAATTCAGCGAATTTATTTATTATTTTTAAAGCTATTTAATAATTATTTTCTTGGGATATTCCTAACTCGTTACCTGGCCATTATTTAACCTAAAGGCTCATCAATTTACTCATTGCTTCCTCCCTAACCAGCCTCGCTTGTAGCCCTTCCAGAAGTAGCCGATAAGCCTAATTAGTGGCAGTTACCAGGAAATATATGACAGCTTGGTTGTAGTTTGATCAATTTAGGTAAGCAGCTTAGCTGGGTGGTATGGGGAGAGCTGGGTAGATGCCAGTTCTTAGCCGATTATATGGTCGCTTATTCTTAAGTGAATTGTGATAAAAGATCTTCAGCCTCTTCTATATCTGATTCACACATATTTTTGCTCGAAATAGCAATTTGCAAGTATTTCATGACAGTTTTTGTTTCTTTTTCACTCACCATGTATAATTTAGCAAGCTCCAATGCAGCACTACCATCACCAGCTTTCAGCGCTTTTTCAAACCATTCTTTTGACTTTCTGATATCACCTTTTATTCTGTATGTGATACCAAGGTTTTTCATGCCTGAAATATCACCGCAATCAACAGCCTTTAGTTCCCACTCTTCTGCTTTATCGTAATCACACTCAACGCCTTCACCACATGAATACATTAAGGCTACACGCAGCATACAGCTTGAATCACCATTTTCTGCTGCTTTTAAAAACATATGGAATGCTGACTTAAAATCGCCTTTTTCATGTAGCTCATCTGCTTTTTGAAATAGGGTATCATTATCCATATTATGAGCCTGTAACTATTAATAAACGTCACTCTGCCATGGTGTTGGGTGAACTGGCTAGATACCAGCTCTTACCCAATTAGGCGTATACTCACGACGAATGCCCCCAGCGATGACTATGAGGCAAACAAAGCTCGCATAACTGTTTGCCTTCAAATGTGCCGCCATCATAGATGATTACATCTATGTCTTCAGGAACATAGTCTTTATCTAAACCGCAAGGATTAAAGTCTCGGTTTACAAACAGTTGTTCGCATTTTTCACAGCTAGTAATTGATAGCTTTTCAAGACCTAAACTGAAAGTTTCAGTTAACGATAGATTGAAGCCGTGTTTCTCTATGATTGGACGAAGTTCTTCTCGAAGAGAGTCTACAGCATCGTAGTCGATATCGTGCTCACTGGTGATCTTTGTAATCCAGAACTTGGTAGGTTGTAAATGTTTCATGCAAAGTACACTTAACTATTAATTAATGAGCGTCACTCTGATACTTCAATCGATCGAATATCAATTATAGCTCTTCTGCCGTGTATTAAATTCAACCAACCGGCTCTCAGATCTGCTCAGTGCTCCATTTCTACCCCACCTAACCTGTAGCCATTTCAAAACCCGCCGATAATCCTAAGATTCGGATGTTTCTATATACGATAGTATCATAATACCGATTTTGGTATTTTTTATTATCAAAATTTGATTTTTATTACATTTTTATCTAAATATGACCGATAAGCTTAGTTATCGGACATTATTATCTATCTTATGATAGTCACCCACCCCACCCCTCATTTTTTGTCCGTTTTTTCAACGATTCAGCGTTTTCGCACTTAATTTGGCTTGTCATTTTAATTCGATACGATATGATACGATTAATATGATATGAATCGATATGATTAAGGGGCAATTATGGCAAGAGAAGGGGTGAGCTACGATGAAGTGGCCCAAGTGTGCGAGCAGCTTTATCGGGAAGGTCTAAAGCCGAACCAGCGTAATGTACGAGAGATACTGGGCACCGGCAGCACCTCAACGCTACTCCGCCATATCAATACTTGGAAAGAGCGCCAACAAGCCGCCGCCAATACCGAGCTTGACCTGCCTCAGTCGGTCATCGGCACAATTAAAAAAGCCATGCTGGAAGCCGTGGATAATGCGACCCAAAAACAGGAGGCTGCCCTGGTTGATGCCAAAGAACAGCTCCAAGAAGCCTTTCGGGGGTTGAATGCCTATGAAGATAAGATCAAGGTGTTAAAACACGAAAAAAATACCCTGTTAGCACAGTCCGAAGCCAAAACCCTGGAACTGGAAAAGCAATTAGCCGCCACTCAGCGCCGGGCCGATGACCTAGAAACCCAAAATAAAGCCCTAAACAGTAAGCTGGATGAGGCCTTACGGGCCCAGGAAATCGCTCGTACCGAATCGGCTAAAGCCCAAATGCAGGTAGAGCGGGCTGACATCGCCGTCGAGAAAGCCGAACAGCGTGGCGATGAACTGCGCCAGGAGTTAGAACAGCTCAAACCTGCTTTAACCACCGCAGAAAAAGCCGCCGCCACCGCCGAAGCCGTCGCAAAAGAACAGAGCAAAGCGATTGACCGACTCGATACGGAATTGGCTGAGGACAAACAGGCTTTAACTGCCTTGCAATCCCGTTATGACAATTTGCTCGGCCGCTATGAAGAAGCCGCCAAGATGGAAACTAAAGTGCAAGAGCAAGATAAACAAATTAGCCGGCTAGAATCAGACATTCTCAACCATCAACGCCGTTATGAAGACCTGCTAGCAAAATATGAAGCCTGTACTCGGTTGGAATCTGCGACAACTGCTCGGCTGGCGGTATTGGAAGCCCAAAGCAGTCAACCTGCTAAGCCCACTGACAAATCAACCAAAAAATAACGCTACCCATAAGGAAACCAATGATGTCAGACCAGTATGAAGAAAAACCCCTGTGGTTTCGGCTGGTAGTCGAAATGGATAATGGCCAATTGCATGCCGTTAGCCTGACCGACCAGCAACAAGAGGAACTACAACAGGCTCTCACCGACATTATGGGGGATCAACCTTTACGTATTCATCCGGTGCCCTTTAGCACAGCCAAAGATATGGCCCCTACCCTTAATTGATCATAACCCTGCTTATTCGATCACTGTTCTTGAAAAAAAAATATATAACCAATTACCGCCTTGATGCATTTGGATATACTGAGCGATTTTTGATCTACCCTTCAGTTCTTCATCTAGTCGTAAGGAGGTAAAATGGAGTCTGCATTAAATTGGGTGAATGAAAACTCAGATATGTTAATTGAGTATGCAATACAGATCGCACTAGCTTTTGTCGTCCTACTTGTTGGAATTCGAGTTGCTAAGTTGTGTGGTAAGTTGACTGAAAAGGCTTTTAATAGTCGCAGGGTTGATAAGGCTGTAGGCTCTTTTGTATCCAGTATTGTCTATGCCATTGTTCTTGCTGCAACAGTCTTGATGGCGCTTTCGCAAGTAGGGATTGAAACCACCTCTTTTATTGCCATTTTAGGTGCTGCAGGTCTTGCCGTTGGTTTGGCTTTGCAAGGTTCATTATCGAATTTTGCTTCAGGTGTTTTGATTATACTTTTACGCCCATTTAAATCTGGAGACTATATTGAGGCTGGCGGCCAGTCGGGTACTGTTACTAAAATAGAAATATTTTCAACGGAGCTGCGTACCCCTGATAATAAAGTCATAATAATGCCTAACTCTTCTGTTATGTCTGATGCTATTGTCAATTATTCTCGAGAAAAAACCCGTCGTATTGATTTGGTAATCGGTGTAGGGTACGAAGCTAACCTTAAGGAAGCCAAACAAGTGCTTTCTTCAATACTTGATGCGGATGTACGGGTACTTAAAGATCCAGGCTATACAGTAGCTGTCTTGGAACTGGCGGACTCTAGCGTTAATTTTGCTGTTCGCCCATGGGTTAATACAGTAGATTACTGGCCAACTTATTTTGAGTTAGTAGAAAAGATTAAACTCGCCTTGGATGAGGCAAATATTTCCATTCCTTTTCCACAAATGGACATACATCTTCATAAAGATAAATAGCCA
Protein-coding regions in this window:
- a CDS encoding MotA/TolQ/ExbB proton channel family protein: MLSGVIEEGLKAVKPEFLTDVILVLLFLVLISAIYYKRKNEHTGFTNYAPTLLTSFGIFGTFIGIVAGLLHFNTSDIEGSIGPLLEGLKTAFVTSIFGILLSILYKLVDSYIEQKNSSEGEYRKDNVDASDIYEVMSQQLAISSEVKVAIEKGDGNNTSSITQLKEKMEEFINTGKERESNFAEFQERLWNKLDNFAELMSESATEQVIVALNSVIKDFNNQLKEQFGKNFSDLNEAVFKLVEWQENYKIQLADMQEKYALGVQVISETEASVSKITEHTSSIPENMNSLKTVIEVNQHQIKELDKHLDAFVQVRDAAVASVPEIKEKIDSAIEGVKQANDLLAEGITTSAEKIENVISQSADQYIESVDQTRAALTESAQTTANASDEIKEQFSIVLEDINGQMRVLIEELKSGSLEVGASLKNAGNNLLQDTTEFSQYYNKELNQIRDQLAITVEELTKLHRQEVEKLFGGIEQSMEQTLLKNNDTISTSMKMIDQSMGEELERVIQQLGSNLGAVTEKFASDYTRLIKVMENVLTQQPISRVAQ
- a CDS encoding type IV toxin-antitoxin system AbiEi family antitoxin domain-containing protein, with translation MKTETHFQQVLKLVGSHGLIRSHDLDAVNVPRVTLTRMVRRGLLVRVDRGLYSIPDRSVSEHTSLAEVSRKNPQALVCLLSALQFHGLTTQAPFEVWIAIPNKAHAPAIEYPPLRVVRFSGKSLIEGVEDHLVEGVTVHITCVAKTVADCFKFRNKIGLDVALEALNESWQNRRVQIDELWRYASICRVTNVIRPYLESLTS
- a CDS encoding nucleotidyl transferase AbiEii/AbiGii toxin family protein; the protein is MRARLLNHARATKQDFNLVLTRYALERLLYRISVSPHSNTFLLKGALLFDLWFDIPHRPTRDVDFLGFGSAELPHLQEIFKNICTVEVDDGILFQKDTVNAAEIRKDSHYAGVRITLLCILDSARCQVQVDIGFGDAVTPSPESVDYPVIFPEFDAPKLLVYPKYTVIAEKFQALTSLGIANSRMKDYFDLWVLSQHSNFEGETLKQAIQATFERRKTSLPDQTPFGLTEAFTQDAQKQTQWKAFIRKNNLEAVSLPDIALTLIDFLMPPIMNTTFRLEWSPGGPWN
- a CDS encoding barstar family protein, translating into MNDIQIYIALSELISIVLIVQIWKNEEYLAFKLLISAITLIPFIGPVLYFFVSDKTPPQEISLQNRGARGEYTHNFISLKPVLDRFKKKDHNDLKKLNNMEITVDWKQIQSEGDFYDIFLPQIQAPEWHGRNLNALIDSLVAGDINLIEPHYTIRNINIASVPEHLSSFQLIILNTFNKGIAENRGIKIVNE
- a CDS encoding DUF4279 domain-containing protein, whose amino-acid sequence is MTNREFAYLRITGSGSHCKVTEVLGREPSEAWSEGDPRPRKGNYQFMCWRLNSGYDDREPLETHIEELLYMCNAMGDKIRSLSPDYKVYITCVGYLPRK
- a CDS encoding tetratricopeptide repeat protein, which translates into the protein MDNDTLFQKADELHEKGDFKSAFHMFLKAAENGDSSCMLRVALMYSCGEGVECDYDKAEEWELKAVDCGDISGMKNLGITYRIKGDIRKSKEWFEKALKAGDGSAALELAKLYMVSEKETKTVMKYLQIAISSKNMCESDIEEAEDLLSQFT
- a CDS encoding DNA-binding protein translates to MAQVCEQLYREGLKPNQRNVREILGTGSTSTLLRHINTWKERQQAAANTELDLPQSVIGTIKKAMLEAVDNATQKQEAALVDAKEQLQEAFRGLNAYEDKIKVLKHEKNTLLAQSEAKTLELEKQLAATQRRADDLETQNKALNSKLDEALRAQEIARTESAKAQMQVERADIAVEKAEQRGDELRQELEQLKPALTTAEKAAATAEAVAKEQSKAIDRLDTELAEDKQALTALQSRYDNLLGRYEEAAKMETKVQEQDKQISRLESDILNHQRRYEDLLAKYEACTRLESATTARLAVLEAQSSQPAKPTDKSTKK
- a CDS encoding mechanosensitive ion channel family protein; translation: MESALNWVNENSDMLIEYAIQIALAFVVLLVGIRVAKLCGKLTEKAFNSRRVDKAVGSFVSSIVYAIVLAATVLMALSQVGIETTSFIAILGAAGLAVGLALQGSLSNFASGVLIILLRPFKSGDYIEAGGQSGTVTKIEIFSTELRTPDNKVIIMPNSSVMSDAIVNYSREKTRRIDLVIGVGYEANLKEAKQVLSSILDADVRVLKDPGYTVAVLELADSSVNFAVRPWVNTVDYWPTYFELVEKIKLALDEANISIPFPQMDIHLHKDK